Within the Syntrophales bacterium genome, the region CACCTGGTGGCCGGATATTTATAACATCGGCGGCGAGGAGGCAAACCGAACCTTCTGGAAGCGCCACGCGGCTTGTAACAACTGTCCGGTACACTGCATGAAATACGGTGTCATCCGGGAAGAGGGCAAGTACTACGGGTTGGTGGCGGAAGGCCCCGAGTACGAGACGGGCGGTCTTCTGGGAAGCAACCTGGGCATGAGGGAGTTTGCCCCCATGATGGGCCTCATTGAAGCGGCTGACGCCTACGGTCTCGATGCCATCTCGCTTGGCGGTGTTCTAGCCTTTACTACGGAATGTGTCGAGAAAGGTGTTCTGAAAGCGGCCGACCTTGACGGCATCAACGTGAAGTGGGGTGACGGCGATGCCTACATGGAACTTATCAAGAAAATAACAAAACAGGAAGGAAGGGCGGGCAAGCTTCTTGCCAAGGGCGTTGCCGGGATGTCGAGAGAAATCGGCAAGGGATCGGAAGCATGGGCCGTTGTCACCAAGGGTAAGGAGTTCGCTGCCCACGATCCCCGGGGCGACAAGTCCCGCGGCTACAGCTATGCCATGGGCACCTGCGGCGGGGACCACCATGAGGGGACGAGCCCCGGTGGGTTGGGACTGATGGCCATGTTCAATTCCCTTGTCATGTGTTCCTTCGTGGGGCTGACTCACGGAGCGGAAATTCCGGCCTCCCACGTGGCCATGCTCAACCCTCTCTGCGGGTGGAACATGACCGATGACGAATACTGGGCCATATCAAAGCGGATCATGACAATCGAACGCTGCATCCAGGTACGGGAAGGCATCAGCTCCAAGGACGACATGCTTCCCGCCCGGTTGCGGAAAGAACCGCTTCCGGAAGGTCCGAAGAAGGGTGCCGTTTGGACCGACGAGGACACCAGGAAGATGCACGATTCTGTCTATGCCCACTTCGGCTGGGATGATAAGGGTGTCCCCACGGAGAAGGCCCTCAAGAACTACGGGCTTGACTTCATGATCGACGATGTCAAGGAAGCCCGGAAAAAATATACACTGTAAAAACTGCATCCCCGGCAGGGCAGGTTTACATGCCTGCCCTGTTCAAGGGGTCAGGTTTTTTTTTGTCTTTTTCATGTTCATGGCTCCTGGAGCATGGTATACTCCTCTATTCTGCGAGGCCCTGCGCCTTTGACAGGGAAATCAAGAGTGACAAAAAAGAAGACCTGACCTCATCGGAGTTGAAGAAATGTCCAAGAAGTGGTCGCGCCGGGACGCCCTGTATATTCTGGGCGCCGGTGTCGCCTCGGGTGTTGTTTTCTCGGGCTTCGGAATTACCGGAGCCCGGGCTGTTCCCCGCCCCCCGGGATCACTTGTTGAGGAAGAGTTCCTCAAGTTCTGTGCCCGCTGTCATCAGTGCATCGAGGCTTGTCCCGTGAATGCCCTCCACCCGGCGGGATTCAGTGACGGTATGGTGAACTGGGGAACACCGGTCCTGGATTTCAAAAAATGCATTTTCTGTATGGAATGCATCCGTATCTGTCCCACTAACGCCATCCAGAAAATTCCTGAGGAAGAAATCGATATCGGCAACGCCCGTATCAACCGCGAGACCTGCCTCCCGTGGTCGGGGCAGAGGCGGTGCAACAACTGCTTGAGGGCCTGTCGGTACAACGCCATAGAAATGGTGGACGGTAACCCTGTCGTCATTGAGGAGAACTGCAACGGTTGTGCCCGGTGCGAGGCACGATGTCCCACGGACCCCAAGTCCATCGTCATCTTCTACGAAAAGTACACGCGCTCTGAACAGCCCGGGAAGCGTGTGACTGTAAAGCTTGAAAACCGTACGGAACCCCTCCGGTTCCCTCCGCCGGACTTCAAAACCTGGTTCGTGGAGAGAATCAGGCAGTTGGCACGATATCACGGATTGATCGACTGACGGCGGTCCGATCGCCCCGAAGTGCATTCCCGCGAGGATCCTGTAAGAGGCTATTGTTCATGACGGAAAGTGGATCACATAAACCTGTTCTGGTCGTCGGTGGCGGTGTTGCGGGGCTTATCGCC harbors:
- a CDS encoding 4Fe-4S dicluster domain-containing protein encodes the protein MSKKWSRRDALYILGAGVASGVVFSGFGITGARAVPRPPGSLVEEEFLKFCARCHQCIEACPVNALHPAGFSDGMVNWGTPVLDFKKCIFCMECIRICPTNAIQKIPEEEIDIGNARINRETCLPWSGQRRCNNCLRACRYNAIEMVDGNPVVIEENCNGCARCEARCPTDPKSIVIFYEKYTRSEQPGKRVTVKLENRTEPLRFPPPDFKTWFVERIRQLARYHGLID